The sequence below is a genomic window from Hydractinia symbiolongicarpus strain clone_291-10 chromosome 10, HSymV2.1, whole genome shotgun sequence.
CATAATCAAGAATAGGTCAGTATGAACCTCGTAAAATAAATTGGATTTCTTCCTTGGTGTATTCCTGTCGTCGTCGACGTGCTGTGCTTGCACTCGTGTTAACCGTCGTCAATCGCTAAAAATATACATCTCAGCTCTTGCTATCTCATTTGCGAAATTAAATCTCCacgaaaaaaatacttttgccTTATCCCCcaaactcttttttaactggaaCTTGCAAAATAATCGATTCGcgaaaaatactataaaaactTCACAAATGGCGTGCGCAAAGTTTATGATAATAAATTCCATGACTAAACATGAAACAAACGAATTAATAAGATAAGATACATACCGAGCACATACTTTCGTCGTCGTCACTACTATCACCATTATGCTCTGATCGAAAACTAAAAACAGACATGCTTTCCCAATTATGAAACGGAACCTTctcttgtgttttatttttatcacagATTGCGAAGTCTTTTTTCTTGCTTGGCGTTTCTCTAAACGTTTTCCACCCTGCAACATTTGAATTCTTTATAGCCTTCTCTATAAGTAGGTCTCTATTTTGGAAAGCATCTACGTGGTAATCGCAGCCTTTTTTACGTAGAATAGCCATAACGTTACGACTGTTCATCAGAGACAATGGTCCACGTTGAAATGGATCGCAGCCTATACAggctattatatttttattgcatctCTCCTCCACTGTGTTAAAATTCTTGTTGTCTTTCTTATGTAGGTAAGTTTTTGAACACTGTGTGTTAAAATCAACAAAACCACTGGACAAACTTTCTCTCTCTAAGTAGTTTTGATTTTCTTCCTTCTCCTTAGTGCTTTTTTTCCCAGATAAcactattttctttttaatagaaAGGCCTTCAAAATTCAACGTTCTTTTAACTTCATCCCAGTTGACCGTTCCTCGTTGCTCAGGGGTGAAACATTGGTCAACATATACCTCATCACGGCTAATAGGTATTCGGCCCTTGGTTGATGAGTGTTTTCGTGGTGCATGCTGAAGGTATTCGTAATTTGGCTTTGAAGATTTAACTTCACTTATTGGTGTAAAGGTATTTTTTATAGTATCGCCATTCCCTTTAGTTTTCATCCTGTTCAACTGCAGTcttctttttttcaataaagGAGTTAGTACTGGCACCTTAAACTCGTGCTTTCTTGTTTGCTCTCTCCATCGTTGAACTTTTTCAATAACGCTTGGTACCCTAAACTCTGTGATTGATAACTGATCAGAGCATTGATTAGTTCGTGTAATATTGATAGAGTTGTTAGGAATTAATGCACTGTTTTCCATAGTTTCGACATCGTCAGAAATACTTTTTACATCAATGCTCGTTTGAAACAAAGCAGGCCTTTCatcattttcatcaaaatttaaatcttgATGAAAATCCTTGTTTGGAGACCTATTGCCTTTCTTTTCCATATATTCATCGGATGTTTGTTTATCATAAGCCTCCATAGGAAACTTGTTCTGATATTTGTGGGCATACCTACCCTCATGCACACGGACATGTGTTACACCACTATTTCGTAGTGGGGTAACCGCCTGAAACGCTGAAACGTGATGAATGGTGCACGGTTTAGGTGGTGCTGTACAGGCCTGATGAAGATAAACCATTCTTAAAGgagtaaaatttaatttttcaacgcTATTTGAGAATTTAGTTTTGCTATGTGTTGAATTAACATGTGGGGACTGTTGTATATGAGACACACAAGATCCTCCGCAATCTGAAGTCTGACTTGTGATTTCCACACGCAGGTTGTTTATATCAGCTTTGAAGTTTTTTAGCAGTTGAGTTTGTTCCTTTAACATCTGcatcatttttttgttaacttttggaGACTTCGGTGAATGTTCAGAGAGCTTTTTTGACGAATCCTTTCGTCCACTACgcaaatttgttttcaaaggTATCTTTTGAGGTTTTTTCACTGTGCTATCTTCGATGTGCTTTATCAAATCATTTACCTGTTTTAAATGTTCTGGATCGGAACTTTTTATTGAGCGCAAcaaaccttttaaaaatttcctattcttcttctctttcttcGGACTTTTTTTCTTACCGGAAAAGAAACTCAATATACCAGATAGGCTGCTTAAAGGTTCATTGTCTTCTGCCTCTGATTCGTTAATTTGATGATCTATAATGTCACATACAAGAAAGGTACAATACATTTTTGGGGAAAAACTAGATTTACCGAATATAATAGTGCATTTTTGCGCAATATAAAAAACCTAATCACAAGAAATATGTTATAGCTTTTAATCTGGTTCTCCcgcgttttcaaaataaaataacattctctatATATTCCCAACAATATTAAATTTCACGAATTTAGAAAAGaattgataaaaagttaaaactaATACCCATAAAAAATCTTATTTGGTTAAATTTCAATATAATAACTAGTGAATCTGTTTAATTTCTCATAATAAACGATAAGAGGAAGCGTGGAACGATATAGGCAGGTTCTGTTGGACTAAATGGTTGGGTTTTCATTTGACTTGAAGAAGAGATCGTGCTAACAAGAGATACCTGACAGGTTTTGCATGCAACTGTGTAATATTGATGTCCCGATTTTTGCTGTGATGTCATCCTGTATTACAAATAGTTCTAAATTAGctactgtaaaaaaaataagattccacatgatgaaaatattttttttactttatatatcATTAGTAATTTCTTTGGTAAAAAGATACGCACAAAAttcttttatataataaaaacaaggctTAAAAGGttaaaatgttaagaaaatcCGACCCCAAAAAGCAATAATTACATTAACCGTCGCCGCCATTAGCGAACGAAAGCCAGCTTGGTTCGTACACATTTTTTAGACGATGGATGAAGTTTCACTCACATTGAGTAAAGAGAATCAAATAAAAGCAGAGATGTACAGTTAACCGCACAGGTATAAAGAAAGAAGATAACAGAATCTCTGCCctatttttggaaaatttatGAAGATCTGGCTCCGGCAAAAAAGTGAACTATGAACAAAAGTGAAATAAGAACTAAGATTGAGATATTGTATAGAAAGAGTTTGAAAATTAGGACATTAAATGCCAAAACACCTTTTTCGTTCTAATAACTAAATACGTTTCATACACGTTTCTGCAATCTGTTTTGTTTCTTGACAAAAAGTATATATTCGCGCGTATTAATTTTAGAGTAAAACGTTTTAGGCATAATTTCTGTACAAAATTTCGCAAACTAACGAGCATTTTTAGTACGcgcaaaaattagaactaataACGTAAATTACCTGTTTCTTGGACATAATACCAATAACAATAGGCATACCATCACATTTCATAAGCTTCTCTTGACATAACgctgaaaatgaaaaaatggtAAAGTTTACATCAAAATCCACTATGGAGcgcaaaaaaagcaaaaatagctATAACTAAAATAAAGAACAAGTTACTTACAACAATTGTGAATAATTTCGGATAAACAAATAAAGCTTTTCAAATGTACTGTGTCGCTTAGATCTTCACATTTCAAACATTTCAACAGGCATTTAACCATACCAGCTTCACCAGCACTTTTTTTGTtgctttcttaaaaataattttcaattacCTCTTTACACAGGGAAAAAATGAATAATCATTTTCTTATTTGTTCTGCGGGTTTAAACTACAAAACTTTACTTTCCCAGTTTCCCTAATCGAAATATGTATGATGGTGGCACGAACGGACGTGTTTTTACTACTCGTGTTTCTTGCATTTAATTTTTAACTATGGTATTTTGTGTTACTAGtttttatttaccgcattttgtgtctcgctactgcggcTACCATTTTTTCGTGACAGACAGACCGGGTATTATAATTTCAGTGGTCCGTAAAAAAAATCCACGGCTTCTCCCGCtttttatttaccgcattttggtgtctcgctactgcggttaccatttttcgtgacagacatatacgggtattataatatagactagccggtagccggtgaaaaaatccacggggtcgcccgtcctttaaatttacctgtcgcattgcaacaaagtggacaaaaatatatagcatttggtattggtgggcactttcgtgtttccgttacgggacgcggctttcaCGGACACAAAggcaaaatacggctattattgaaGAGACGCTGT
It includes:
- the LOC130662730 gene encoding uncharacterized protein LOC130662730; its protein translation is MICSRLLNLAITTVLSTSNSDETKIEALQFISDCIFENENTKRIFNMIGGICFLSQFVSKELNPQRRKKEILPAILDTLSIAISDNESNKKSAGEAGMVKCLLKCLKCEDLSDTVHLKSFICLSEIIHNCSLCQEKLMKCDGMPIVIGIMSKKQDDITAKIGTSILHSCMQNLSDHQINESEAEDNEPLSSLSGILSFFSGKKKSPKKEKKNRKFLKGLLRSIKSSDPEHLKQVNDLIKHIEDSTVKKPQKIPLKTNLRSGRKDSSKKLSEHSPKSPKVNKKMMQMLKEQTQLLKNFKADINNLRVEITSQTSDCGGSCVSHIQQSPHVNSTHSKTKFSNSVEKLNFTPLRMVYLHQACTAPPKPCTIHHVSAFQAVTPLRNSGVTHVRVHEGRYAHKYQNKFPMEAYDKQTSDEYMEKKGNRSPNKDFHQDLNFDENDERPALFQTSIDVKSISDDVETMENSALIPNNSINITRTNQCSDQLSITEFRVPSVIEKVQRWREQTRKHEFKVPVLTPLLKKRRLQLNRMKTKGNGDTIKNTFTPISEVKSSKPNYEYLQHAPRKHSSTKGRIPISRDEVYVDQCFTPEQRGTVNWDEVKRTLNFEGLSIKKKIVLSGKKSTKEKEENQNYLERESLSSGFVDFNTQCSKTYLHKKDNKNFNTVEERCNKNIIACIGCDPFQRGPLSLMNSRNVMAILRKKGCDYHVDAFQNRDLLIEKAIKNSNVAGWKTFRETPSKKKDFAICDKNKTQEKVPFHNWESMSVFSFRSEHNGDSSDDDESMCSRLTTVNTSASTARRRRQEYTKEEIQFILRGIERYGTRWTAILNSYPFKSGRHADDLRNKYKQMKRREILVHNMGSRLPRKKGTFLNKVYTSTV